One segment of Oreochromis niloticus isolate F11D_XX linkage group LG8, O_niloticus_UMD_NMBU, whole genome shotgun sequence DNA contains the following:
- the LOC100691431 gene encoding 5-hydroxytryptamine receptor 3E has product MIEGFFLLLLLVGENGSSSELQDDQQMINETTIRDNEVEKLCNFQAIVRHLNLSKDSLKYTMSRPIINNSHHTDVSLEMKLYAILDMREIDQTLISYIWVYLEWTNEYIKWDPNQFCGIKDMTIPTAYLWMPDITIVEMTEKDKASPSPYLCVNHDGVIEYRNDQVVVSTCKLHVYKFPFDFQKCNISFKSIMYSDAEIKLKPDNSNKTVTEWSRDFMQTQYEWLFVDMSVTNRTVNEFDFNQLMVVYTITMKRRSVLYIANFLLPVFFFLVLDLASFLVSDSGGEKLGFKITVLLAVTVMQLLLNEILPSSSNRIPLIAVYCIGGFSLMLLSLLETILVMHLLDKDSAAQDNERDGIQNLSENSGGKQDIFNFHSCFRDIKRSSHCASVSGVSAEETPSVSLSVSSLPQKGSSSKLTEVAFALEKVSDELRETGKTVTLLSSNRKSGYWTRMVKKINKYFVIFYLTAVTVFLAIMFSMWIDVED; this is encoded by the exons ATGATTGAAGGTTTCTTCTTGCTGCTGCTACTTGTGG GTGAAAATGGCTCCAGTTCAGAGCTACAAGATGATCAACAGATGATCAATGAAACCACTATCAGAG ATAATGAAGTGGAGAAACTCTGTAATTTTCAGGCGATTGTACGTCACCTGAACCTGAGCAAAGACAGTCTTAAGTACACTATGAGCCGGCCCATTATAAACAACAGCCATCATACAGATGTGTCGCTTGAAATGAAACTCTATGCCATCCTGGATATG agAGAAATTGACCAGACCTTAATTTCTTACATTTGGGTTTATTTG GAATGGACAAATGAGTACATTAAGTGGGACCCAAATCAATTCTGTGGAATTAAGGATATGACAATTCCTACTGCATATTTGTGGATGCCCGATATAACTATTGTAGAGAT GACAGAGAAGGATAAAGCCTCTCCGAGTCCTTATCTCTGCGTCAACCACGATGGTGTGATCGAATACAGGAATGACCAGGTGGTGGTGAGCACCTGCAAGCTGCACGTGTACAAATTCCCTTTTGACTTTCAGAAGTGCAACATATCCTTCAAGTCTATTATGTACTCTG ATGCAGAAATAAAGTTAAAGCCCGACAACAGCAATAAAACAGTCACAGAGTGGTCTCGTGACTTTATGCAGACACAGTATGAGTGGCTCTTTGTCGACATGTCAGTCACCAACAGAACTGTCAATGAGTTTGACTTCAATCAACTTATGGTTGTCTACACT ATTACCATGAAGAGGAGGTCTGTCCTCTACATTGCTAATTTCTTGCTGccagtcttcttcttcttggttctGGATTTAGCCTCCTTCCTTGTATCAGACAGTGGAGGTGAGAAACTTGGCTTCAAAATCACTGTGCTGCTTGCTGTCACGGTGATGCAGCTTCTTCTCAATGAGATCTTGCCCAGCTCTTCAAACAGAATTCCACTTATAG CTGTCTACTGCATTGGGGGGTTTTCTCTAATGCTGCTCAGCCTCTTGGAGACAATTTTGGTGATGCATCTGCTTGACAAAGACTCTGCAGCCCAAGATAATGAGAGAGATGGAATCCAAAACCTGTCGGAGAACTCTGGGGGAAAACAGGACATATTCAACTTTCACAGCTGTTTTAGAG ACATAAAGAGAAGTAGTCATTGTGCCTCTGTCTCTGGGGTATCTGCTGAGGAAACACCATCTGTGTCTTTGTCTGTATCATCTCTGCCCCAAAAG GGTAGCAGCAGTAAACTGACAGAGGTGGCCTTTGCTCTGGAAAAAGTATCAGATGAGCTGCGGGAGACTGGGAAAACAGTGACTCTACTCAGCAGCAACAGGAAGTCTGGCTACTGGACAAGAATGGTTAAAAAAATCAACAagtattttgtgattttttatttgACAGCAGTCACTGTGTTCTTAGCGATCATGTTTTCAATGTGGATCGATGTTGAAGACTAG
- the LOC100691160 gene encoding 5-hydroxytryptamine receptor 3B-like has translation MITDFFFLLIIMGGHVSSVELPDADQQITNGTIIGDNEAEVEKVCNFQDIAQHLNLNKDNFKYTMSRPILNNSHHTEVWLEVKLYAILDMREIDQTLITYIWVYLKWRNEYIEWKPDEFCGIKYITIPTSYLWMPDIAIEEMTEKDKASPSPYLSILSDGMVEFRNDQVVLSTCKMHVYKFPFDIQSCNLSFKSIMHEDKEIYLQSSRNDTMLTEWSRKVMHTQYEWLFINISVTSEIVNHFGFDQNAVIYTITMKRRSVLYLANFILPVLFFLLLDLSSFLISDTGGEKLGFKVTVLLAVTVMQLLLNEILPSSSDSIPLIAVYCIGVFALMLLSLLETILVMHLIEKDSAIEDETDGDRSLGENSGNNQGSHNFCSCFREIKRCSPRASVDEVSSHETPSVSLSSLTQKGSSSKLTEVSFALEKVSDELQETGKTITLLSSNRKPGYWTRMVKKINKVFIISYLTAVAVFLAIMGLLWYTAEDE, from the exons ATGATCACTGATTTCTTCTTTCTGCTCATAATCATGG GTGGACATGTCTCCAGTGTAGAGCTACCAGATGCTGATCAGCAAATAACCAATGGGACAATTATCGGAG ATAACGAAGCTGAGGTGGAGAAAGTCTGTAATTTTCAGGATATTGCTCAACACCTGAATCTGAACAAAgacaattttaaatacactatGAGCCGGCCCATTTTAAACAACAGTCATCATACAGAAGTATGGCTCGAAGTGAAACTCTATGCCATCTTAGATATG AGAGAAATTGACCAGACCTTAATTACTTACATTTGGGTTTATTTG AAGTGGCGCAATGAATACATTGAATGGAAACCAGATGAATTTTGTGGAATTAAATATATAACAATTCCTACTTCATATCTATGGATGCCAGATATAGCTATTGAAGAGAT GACAGAGAAAGATAAAGCCTCTCCAAGTCCATATCTCAGCATACTTTCAGATGGTATGGTTGAATTTAGGAATGACCAGGTGGTGTTAAGCACCTGCAAGATGCATGTTTACAAATTCCCTTTCGACATCCAAAGTTGCAACCTCTCCTTCAAGTCTATTATGCATGAAG ataaagaaatatatttacagTCCAGCAGAAATGATACAATGCTCACAGAATGGTCTCGCAAGGTGATGCACACGCAGTATGAGTGGCTGTTCATCAACATATCAGTCACCAGCGAAATTGTCAATCATTTTGGATTTGACCAAAATGCAGTCATTTACACT ATTACCATGAAGAGGAGGTCTGTCCTCTACCTTGCCAATTTCATCCTGCCAGTGCTCTTCTTCTTGCTtctggacttgtcctccttcctGATCTCAGACACTGGGGGTGAGAAACTCGGCTTCAAGGTCACTGTCCTGCTTGCTGTCACAGTGATGCAGCTTCTTCTGAATGAGATTCTGCCGAGCTCTTCAGACAGTATTCCACTTATAG CTGTCTACTGCATTGGAGTTTTTGCTCTGATGCTGCTCAGCCTCCTGGAGACAATTTTGGTGATGCATCTGATTGAAAAagattctgcaattgaagatgAGACAGATGGAGACCGAAGCCTGGGGGAGAACTCTGGGAACAACCAGGGCAGCCACAacttctgcagctgttttagAG AGATTAAGAGATGCAGTCCTCGTGCCTCTGTTGATGAGGTATCATCTCATGAAACACCATCTGTATCTTTGTCATCTCTCACCCAAAAG GGCAGCAGCAGTAAACTGACAGAGGTGTCCTTTGCTCTGGAAAAAGTTTCCGATGAGCTGCAGGAGACTGGGAAAACAATAACTCTGCTCAGCAGCAACAGGAAGCCTGGCTACTGGACGAGaatggttaaaaaaattaacaaagtTTTCATCATTTCTTATTTGACTGCAGTCGCTGTGTTCTTAGCAATTATGGGTTTATTGTGGTACACTGCTGAAGACGAGTAG